In Actinomycetota bacterium, a genomic segment contains:
- a CDS encoding plastocyanin/azurin family copper-binding protein codes for MRTTGRIGAGLTALAIGVGWALAGPAPAATSSVSLINISFTPATVTITVGDTVTWTNNESGQIPHSVTSDTAGQFDSNPACAGAATSSCMLPGQSFSQTFATAGSFAYHCRIHANMHGTVVVVAAAAASPTPSPSPSPMPAASPTASPSPTPAANPTPAASPTAAATTGATAGGTGSGGSQVLGTQISRKPTLPVTGARDLLPLTLVAGGLLLTGAAALLASRRRRTARTPG; via the coding sequence ATGAGAACCACGGGGCGCATAGGGGCTGGACTGACCGCGCTGGCGATCGGCGTCGGCTGGGCACTCGCCGGGCCGGCACCGGCGGCAACCTCGTCGGTCAGCCTGATCAACATCTCGTTCACCCCGGCGACGGTCACCATCACCGTGGGCGACACGGTCACCTGGACCAACAACGAGTCCGGCCAGATCCCGCACTCGGTGACCTCGGACACCGCCGGCCAGTTCGACTCCAACCCCGCCTGCGCCGGGGCGGCCACCAGCTCCTGCATGCTGCCCGGGCAGAGCTTCTCGCAGACCTTCGCCACGGCCGGGAGCTTCGCCTACCACTGCCGGATCCACGCCAACATGCACGGCACCGTTGTCGTGGTCGCCGCAGCGGCGGCCAGCCCCACGCCCTCCCCATCGCCCAGCCCGATGCCGGCGGCCAGCCCCACGGCGTCGCCCAGCCCCACACCGGCGGCGAACCCCACGCCCGCAGCAAGCCCCACCGCCGCGGCCACCACCGGGGCCACGGCCGGAGGCACCGGGTCGGGCGGCTCCCAGGTGCTGGGCACCCAGATCAGCCGGAAGCCCACCCTGCCGGTCACCGGTGCCCGGGACCTGCTCCCGCTTACCCTGGTGGCGGGGGGTCTGCTGCTCACCGGAGCGGCCGCCCTCCTGGCGAGCCGCCGGCGCCGGACCGCCCGCACGCCGGGGTAG